A genome region from Naumovozyma castellii chromosome 5, complete genome includes the following:
- the HFM1 gene encoding DNA helicase (ancestral locus Anc_3.578), translating to MDSLFTGYDTTDGFSVESEDTQVNNDLYGTGYHSNETVSKRRGPLKIRKLTTNARKKDILQHISVSTLPKAFQNVFPFSEFNRMQSAAFPFLFEHDENCVISSPTGSGKTVLFELAVLNLIKKCNFDIGNSKVIYMAPTKSLCSEMFKNWKCKFSNLSVGILTSDTSLMETEKVKKSNIIITTPEKWDLLTRKWTDYSRLFELVRLILVDEVHTLRENRGATLEVVITRMNTMCKDIRIIAVSATIPNISDVATWLKSHRNEHYEMAKVLEYDDSYRQVSLKRHVCTYNFTGSNDFQRDAMYNSKLEELIQLYCQNKPVLIFCPTRASTISTAKYLVRNRRRVPLSGQKQLADRVLFECFQHGIAFHNAGLSMEDRTAVETAFIEGTINILCSTSTLAVGINLPAYLVIIKGTRIWNSTDVDEYTSLDILQMIGRAGRPQFEKEGCAVIMTEPKMKNMYERLIYGTDNLESTLHLNLCEHLTAEISLNTVTDVDSAITWLKNTFFYVRLLKSPANYHEISKRLKGCGSMEDRLYEFCQMLFEELSRNQLISENDKSFSCTPYGNAMARHYILFETIKRYINAKNYLSLQEILTLLSNSNEFSEIKMRHNEKRLFKEINMCPLLRFPFVTEKKQSQILDKTSQKVSLIIQYELGGLEFPSYEGAHKLHQMLVQDKMRVFRHCFRLLKSMIDVFIEKRDGMSLKNTLFLLRSINGNCWENTPMVLRQLKNIGLVSVRKLVRHNVNSLADMAELSENQIEYYLGLKIGSGLKIKSDLSLIPTLKFRSKLEKYEVHGRAIDVYFKVEVSASSRTSVWHGHNLSVDIEASKVSGELIDFRRINLSNLKTPRSFRLNAKIESRLDDIEFSIGCQEIAGVGRTATFSTNDLPKEALEKLTEDSNKNQKRLFMLDSIEDIDLENKGMSSSSDDSLFQYLANRDPPPNRVEQDKNSHLYSRTIRTNGNFECYHTCKDKNKCRHLCCKEGIPKECLKHKERRVESGPINTNFTPNDRMLDTNFAPALNLNEVDDLSSLEEFSISRTSSQLPDEIQELSSQPENTYTYLQDNSSKRVDSKEPILRTSPEYERQFSEAVIVPIDINESSSTEPTSSGSADGAELDFLGSDVSLG from the coding sequence ATGGATTCATTATTTACAGGATACGATACGACCGATGGATTCTCAGTAGAATCAGAGGATACTCAGGTTAACAATGATCTTTATGGCACAGGATATCATTCGAATGAGACCGTTAGCAAGAGGAGAGGACCATTGAAGATACGTAAATTGACTACTAATGCtagaaagaaagatataTTGCAACATATCAGCGTCTCGACACTCCCCAAGGCATTCCAAAATGTGTTTCCTTTTAGCGAATTTAATAGGATGCAATCTGCTgcttttccttttctatTTGAACATGACGAGAATTGCGTTATCTCATCCCCCACAGGCTCAGGAAAGACCGTTCTTTTTGAATTGGCAGTTTTAAATCTGATTAAAAAATGTAATTTCGATATTGGAAATAGTAAAGTCATTTATATGGCCCCAACGAAATCATTATGCTCAGAGATGttcaaaaattggaaatgtAAATTTTCTAACTTATCTGTTGGTATACTAACTAGTGATACTTCGTTAATGGAAACTGAGAAAGTTAAGAAgtcaaatattattataacTACACCTGAAAAGTGGGATCTTTTAACTAGGAAATGGACAGATTATAGTAGACTTTTTGAATTGGTGAGGTTGATTTTAGTGGATGAAGTTCATACCTTACGTGAAAATCGAGGAGCCACTCTTGAGGTAGTCATAACAAGAATGAATACTATGTGTAAAGATATTAGAATAATTGCCGTTAGTGCCACAATTCCTAATATTTCCGATGTGGCGACTTGGTTAAAATCTCACAGAAATGAACATTACGAAATGGCGAAAGTTTTAGAATATGATGATTCATATAGACAAGTTTCCTTGAAAAGACATGTCTGTACGTACAACTTTACTGGAAGTAATGATTTCCAAAGAGACGCCATGtataattccaaattaGAAGAGCTTATTCAATTATATTGCCAAAATAAACCGGTGCTCATATTTTGCCCCACAAGAGCGTCTACTATTTCTACGGCCAAATATCTGGTGAGAAACCGCCGAAGGGTACCATTATCTGGACAAAAGCAATTAGCTGATCGAGTACTTTTTGAGTGTTTTCAGCATGGTATTGCTTTCCATAATGCTGGTTTATCAATGGAGGATAGAACTGCCGTTGAGACTGCATTTATTGAAGGAACTATCAATATCCTATGTTCCACCTCAACCTTGGCGGTAGGTATTAATCTTCCCGCATATTTGGTTATTATTAAAGGGACACGAATTTGGAATTCTACTGATGTAGATGAATATACGTCATTAGACATACTTCAAATGATTGGTAGAGCTGGTAGACCACAATTTGAGAAAGAAGGATGTGCAGTTATTATGACAGAAcccaaaatgaaaaatatgtaTGAAAGGTTGATTTATGGAACTGATAATTTAGAAAGTACCCTTCATCTGAATTTATGTGAGCATCTTACGGCAGAAATATCACTAAACACTGTAACTGATGTAGATTCGGCAATTACGTGGCTAAAAAACACTTTCTTTTATGTTAGACTTCTTAAATCTCCGGCCAATTACCATGAAATATCTAAACGTTTAAAAGGTTGTGGATCAATGGAAGATCGCCTATATGAATTTTGCCAGATGTTGTTTGAAGAACTCTCGAGAAACCAACTCATATCTGAGAATGATAAGTCTTTCAGCTGCACTCCGTATGGGAATGCTATGGCAAGgcattatattttgttcGAAACCATTAAGCGATATATTAATGCCAAGAATTATTTATCGTTACAAGAAATCCTAACCTTGTTATCGAATTCAAACGAATTTTCAGAAATCAAGATGAGACATAACGAGAAGCGgttatttaaagaaattaatatgTGTCCACTTCTAAGATTTCCTTTCGTAACCGAGAAGAAGCAAAGTCAAATTTTGGACAAGACCTCTCAGAAGGTGTCTTTGATAATACAATATGAATTGGGTGGATTAGAGTTTCCATCCTACGAAGGAGCTCATAAACTTCATCAGATGCTTGTTCAGGATAAGATGAGAGTTTTTCGACACTGTTTTAGACTACTTAAGAGTATGATTGACGTATTTATTGAGAAAAGGGATGGAAtgtctttgaaaaataccTTATTCCTTTTGAGGTCAATTAATGGCAATTGTTGGGAGAACACCCCCATGGTACTCCGACAGTTAAAAAATATAGGTTTGGTTTCTGTGAGGAAGCTAGTGCGCCATAATGTTAATTCCCTTGCCGATATGGCTGAACTTTCTGAAAATCAGATTGAATACTACTTAGGATTGAAAATTGGGAGCGGTCTGAAGATTAAAAGTGACCTATCCTTGATACCAACTTTAAAGTTTAGGAGTAAACtggaaaaatatgaagTACATGGGAGGGCAATTGATGTTTATTTCAAAGTGGAAGTGAGTGCAAGCTCTAGAACGTCGGTATGGCATGGTCATAACTTATCAGTGGATATCGAGGCTTCAAAAGTTTCAGGCGAGTTGATAGACTTTAGAAGGATAAATTTGAGTAACTTGAAAACGCCAAGAAGTTTTAGGTTAAATGCAAAGATTGAATCCAGATTAGATGATATCGAATTTTCAATAGGTTGCCAGGAAATTGCAGGAGTAGGAAGAACGGCCACCTTTTCAACAAATGACCTACCAAAAGAAGCACTGGAGAAACTGACCGAAGACTCGAATAAAAACCAAAAACGATTATTCATGTTAGATTCgattgaagatattgatttggaaaacaAAGGGAtgtcttcttcatcagatgATAGCTTATTCCAATATCTTGCAAATAGGGACCCACCTCCCAATAGAGTAGAGCAGGATAAAAACTCACACCTGTATTCCCGAACAATTCGAACGAATGGGAATTTTGAATGCTATCATACATGcaaagataaaaataaatgccGTCATTTATGCTGCAAAGAGGGAATACCAAAAGAATGCCTGAAACACAAAGAAAGGAGAGTTGAATCAGGACCTATTAATACTAATTTTACCCCAAATGATAGGATGCTCGACACCAATTTTGCTCCAGCTTTGAACTTGAATGAAGTTGATGATTTGTCGTCATTAGaagaattttcaatttcaaggACAAGCTCACAACTTCCTGATGAAATTCAAGAGCTTTCCTCGCAGCCAGAGAATACATATACTTATTTGCAAGATAATAGTTCTAAGAGAGTAGATAGCAAAGAACCAATACTCCGAACCTCACCTGAGTATGAACGACAGTTTTCTGAAGCAGTTATTGTACCAATTGATATCAACGAATCGAGCTCTACTGAACCGACATCCTCGGGTAGTGCAGATGGTGCGGAACTGGATTTTCTAGGTTCTGACGTTTCTCTTGGCTAA